A window of Halomonas sp. H10-9-1 contains these coding sequences:
- a CDS encoding NlpC/P60 family protein: protein MVVNPLCRTLLVVVSLAVLAGCASTSRESASRDAEQPYFARDLPGLPGGWDPMMSPVDNPILEARRLGNPPPALVRRALLAQHERWVGTPYRLGGTSRGGVDCSALVQNVFEETFRITLPRTTGEQVSQGRPIARDELVPGDLVFFRPPGTYRHVGIYVGEGRFLHASSSRGVMISKLDNSYWRRHFWQARRALEPANLAQRLPADVDA, encoded by the coding sequence ATGGTCGTCAACCCCTTGTGCCGTACCCTGCTGGTTGTCGTGTCGCTGGCCGTGCTGGCCGGCTGTGCCTCGACGTCGCGGGAGAGTGCTTCTCGCGACGCCGAGCAGCCCTACTTTGCCCGTGACCTGCCGGGCCTTCCCGGCGGCTGGGATCCCATGATGTCGCCGGTGGATAACCCCATCCTCGAGGCGCGCCGTCTCGGCAATCCGCCACCGGCGCTGGTGCGTCGGGCACTGCTGGCCCAGCACGAGCGCTGGGTGGGCACTCCCTATCGCCTGGGCGGTACCTCCCGGGGAGGGGTCGACTGTTCGGCGCTGGTGCAGAATGTCTTCGAGGAGACCTTCCGAATCACGCTGCCACGCACCACCGGTGAGCAGGTGAGCCAGGGGCGCCCGATCGCACGCGACGAGTTGGTCCCGGGCGATCTGGTGTTCTTCCGGCCGCCAGGCACCTACCGCCACGTCGGCATCTACGTCGGCGAGGGGCGCTTCCTGCACGCCTCCTCATCGCGAGGCGTGATGATCTCGAAACTCGACAACAGCTACTGGCGTCGGCACTTCTGGCAGGCGCGGCGTGCCCTGGAGCCGGCCAACCTGGCCCAGCGCTTGCCGGCCGACGTCGACGCCTGA
- a CDS encoding GNAT family N-acetyltransferase — MPRETVEIHEGSWDQLGAAATAIRRIVFIEEQGVSQQEEWDGRDGECQHFLALLEGQPVGTARLLPDAHIGRVAVLAQARGHGIGGALMRAVIEAARRRGHAAVALASQTHALEFYARLGFEAHGPEFLDAGIPHRNMQLLLGDR, encoded by the coding sequence ATGCCAAGGGAAACCGTGGAGATTCATGAAGGGAGCTGGGACCAGCTGGGTGCCGCAGCCACCGCAATACGCCGGATCGTCTTCATCGAGGAGCAGGGCGTCTCACAGCAGGAGGAGTGGGACGGTCGTGATGGCGAGTGCCAGCACTTCCTGGCCCTGCTGGAGGGGCAGCCGGTGGGCACCGCCCGCCTGCTACCCGATGCGCATATCGGCCGGGTCGCGGTACTCGCCCAGGCTCGCGGCCACGGCATCGGGGGCGCGCTAATGCGCGCCGTCATCGAGGCCGCCCGCCGCCGCGGCCATGCCGCCGTGGCGCTCGCCTCCCAGACCCACGCCCTCGAGTTCTACGCCCGGCTGGGCTTCGAGGCCCATGGCCCGGAGTTCCTCGACGCCGGTATACCGCATCGCAATATGCAGCTGCTGCTAGGTGACCGCTGA
- a CDS encoding cupin domain-containing protein: MNPETPLTMLGGLSAAEFLRDYWQQKPVLIRGAFPDFQCPLSPDELAGLACEEGVEARLVEEHGKQGPWQVSHGPFNDATFAALPDRDWSLLVQAVDHYVPEVAELLERFAFLPRWRLDDVMISYAPPGGSVGPHVDQYDVFLLQGMGSRRWQLGGRVADDAPIIPGIDLRILERFTLEPGDDWVLEPGDMLYLPPGWAHHGVSQSDDCLTLSVGFRAPSADESLASFADFLGAKLPDSLRYSDAGMTPPADPGELDDAAIERMRRLILDTLDDPARLAQWFGRVMTQPKYADQLVANEAPTAPAELVATLQQGEELVRTPGSRFAWHALDEGRATLFADGDGAECTLPLARLIASQATLDAELLAHQGAEVLLAALLDAGSLAWASELEE, translated from the coding sequence ATGAACCCCGAGACCCCGCTCACCATGCTCGGCGGCCTCTCCGCCGCCGAGTTCCTGCGCGACTACTGGCAGCAGAAGCCGGTGCTGATTCGCGGGGCCTTCCCCGATTTCCAGTGCCCGCTCTCCCCCGACGAGCTGGCCGGACTCGCCTGCGAGGAGGGGGTCGAGGCACGCCTGGTCGAGGAGCACGGCAAGCAGGGCCCCTGGCAGGTCAGCCACGGTCCCTTCAACGACGCGACCTTTGCCGCCCTCCCCGACCGCGACTGGAGTCTGCTGGTGCAGGCGGTGGACCACTATGTGCCCGAGGTCGCCGAGCTGCTCGAGCGCTTCGCCTTCCTGCCCCGCTGGCGGCTGGACGACGTCATGATCAGCTATGCCCCCCCGGGGGGCAGCGTCGGCCCCCACGTCGACCAGTACGACGTCTTCCTGCTTCAGGGCATGGGGAGCCGCCGCTGGCAGCTGGGCGGCCGGGTCGCCGACGACGCCCCCATCATTCCCGGCATCGACCTGCGCATCCTCGAGCGCTTCACGCTGGAGCCGGGCGATGACTGGGTGCTGGAGCCCGGCGACATGCTCTACCTGCCACCGGGCTGGGCCCACCACGGCGTCAGCCAGTCCGACGACTGCCTGACCCTCTCGGTGGGCTTCCGCGCCCCCTCGGCCGACGAGTCGCTGGCCTCCTTCGCCGATTTCCTGGGCGCCAAGCTCCCTGACTCGCTGCGCTACTCCGACGCCGGCATGACGCCGCCCGCCGACCCCGGCGAGCTCGACGATGCCGCCATCGAGCGCATGCGCCGCCTGATCCTCGACACCCTCGACGATCCGGCCCGACTGGCCCAGTGGTTCGGCCGGGTGATGACTCAGCCCAAGTACGCCGACCAACTGGTAGCCAATGAAGCGCCCACCGCCCCGGCCGAGCTTGTCGCCACACTACAACAGGGCGAGGAACTGGTGCGCACCCCGGGCTCCCGTTTCGCCTGGCATGCCCTGGACGAGGGTCGCGCCACCCTGTTCGCCGATGGCGATGGCGCCGAGTGTACGCTGCCGCTGGCCCGGCTGATCGCCTCCCAGGCGACACTGGATGCCGAACTGCTGGCCCACCAAGGCGCCGAGGTGCTGCTCGCCGCGCTGCTCGATGCCGGCAGCCTGGCCTGGGCGAGTGAGCTCGAGGAGTAG
- the hflD gene encoding high frequency lysogenization protein HflD, with the protein MSASTPIHRAPDDPTTRQALALAGVFQAASLVDELARTGQVDTRAWDTLIRATLDTSPESFEATYGGHPNNLRRGLKVLEEVIGRQQANPVVLRYGFTLLLLMNKLRRNTAMMDALGEKLTRIQGQAEHFGATHENVIASLGEAYQETLSTFKTRLVVQGDPSLLQSRMMPERVRAILLAGIRFALLWHQQGGRRWKLIAQRGALKKSLDRLA; encoded by the coding sequence ATGAGCGCCTCCACGCCGATCCACCGCGCCCCCGACGACCCCACCACCCGCCAGGCCCTGGCGCTGGCCGGCGTCTTCCAGGCCGCCAGCCTGGTCGACGAACTGGCCCGCACCGGCCAGGTCGATACCCGCGCCTGGGACACCCTGATCCGCGCCACCCTGGACACCAGCCCGGAGAGCTTCGAGGCGACCTACGGCGGTCACCCCAACAACCTGCGCCGCGGCCTGAAGGTGCTCGAGGAAGTGATCGGCCGCCAGCAGGCCAACCCGGTGGTGCTGCGCTACGGCTTCACCCTGCTGCTGCTGATGAACAAGCTGCGGCGCAATACGGCCATGATGGATGCCCTGGGCGAGAAACTGACCCGTATCCAGGGCCAGGCCGAGCATTTCGGCGCGACCCACGAGAACGTCATCGCCAGTCTCGGTGAGGCCTATCAGGAGACGCTCTCCACCTTCAAGACCCGACTCGTGGTCCAGGGCGACCCCTCGCTGCTGCAGAGTCGCATGATGCCCGAGCGGGTGCGCGCCATCCTGCTGGCCGGCATCCGCTTCGCCCTGCTCTGGCACCAGCAGGGTGGCCGGCGCTGGAAGCTGATCGCCCAGCGCGGTGCCCTGAAGAAGTCCCTGGACCGGCTCGCCTGA
- a CDS encoding MFS transporter — translation MIGIRSADWWRATLALSLASLLVFINLYAPQPLLPDLREAYGVSTLVVGLVMSVATLSLAASLLVFGPLSDAIGRAGIMRLSLLAAGLLSLALAVAPSFEALLVLRALQGFALGGLPAVAIAWMGDEFEPDAMLAAVGLYIGANTLGGISGRVVGGGMGELAGSAAGFLTVGLITLAGVAVFWKLLPPSRGFTPRRFELAGAVADLGAHLRNPTLLSAYLLGGLNFLIFINQYSYITFRLAAPPFDLGATLLGLIFLTYLGGTLGSSLSGRLVRHLSQPACMMLGIAIFMAGTLVTLFDSLPLILVGLTINAFGFFVAHSMASSWVGRHARHARGSASALYLVFYYTGASLGVFWLEPFWRLEGWRGVALGSWLVLGVTLSIATWLWRRRPGRIAGG, via the coding sequence ATGATTGGCATACGCAGCGCCGACTGGTGGCGAGCCACCCTGGCATTGAGCCTGGCTTCGCTGCTGGTCTTCATCAACCTCTACGCGCCGCAGCCGCTGCTGCCCGACCTGCGCGAGGCCTATGGCGTATCGACGCTGGTGGTGGGGCTGGTCATGTCGGTGGCCACGCTGTCGCTGGCGGCCTCGTTGCTGGTATTCGGCCCGTTGTCGGATGCCATCGGTCGAGCCGGCATCATGCGACTCAGCCTGCTGGCGGCGGGGCTGCTCTCCCTGGCCCTGGCCGTGGCGCCCAGCTTCGAGGCCCTGTTGGTCCTGCGCGCGCTGCAGGGCTTCGCGCTTGGCGGCCTGCCCGCGGTGGCCATCGCCTGGATGGGGGACGAGTTTGAGCCGGATGCCATGCTGGCGGCCGTGGGACTCTATATCGGCGCCAATACGCTGGGGGGGATCAGCGGACGCGTGGTGGGCGGAGGCATGGGCGAGCTGGCTGGCAGTGCGGCCGGCTTCCTGACGGTGGGGCTGATCACCCTGGCAGGGGTGGCGGTGTTCTGGAAACTGCTGCCGCCGTCGCGGGGCTTCACCCCGCGCCGCTTCGAGCTGGCCGGCGCGGTCGCGGATCTCGGCGCCCATCTGCGCAATCCGACCCTGCTCTCGGCATACCTGCTCGGTGGGCTCAACTTCCTGATCTTCATCAACCAGTACAGCTACATCACCTTCCGTCTGGCTGCGCCGCCGTTCGATCTCGGCGCCACCCTGCTGGGGCTGATCTTCCTCACCTATCTGGGTGGCACCCTCGGCTCATCCCTCTCGGGGCGGCTGGTGCGCCATCTCTCCCAGCCGGCCTGCATGATGCTGGGCATCGCCATCTTCATGGCGGGCACCCTGGTCACGCTTTTCGACAGCCTGCCGCTGATCCTGGTGGGGCTGACCATCAACGCCTTCGGCTTCTTCGTTGCCCACTCCATGGCCTCGAGCTGGGTGGGGCGCCATGCCCGCCATGCCCGGGGCAGCGCCTCGGCGCTCTATCTGGTCTTCTACTACACCGGCGCCAGCCTCGGGGTGTTCTGGCTGGAGCCGTTCTGGAGACTGGAGGGCTGGAGGGGCGTGGCGCTGGGCTCCTGGCTGGTGCTGGGCGTGACGCTGTCCATCGCCACCTGGCTGTGGCGGCGGCGCCCGGGGCGTATCGCCGGCGGCTGA
- the purB gene encoding adenylosuccinate lyase, whose amino-acid sequence MQALSHSSLPLSALTALSPVDGRYGAKAERLREHFSEFGLIRARVIVEIRWLQRLAELPGITEVPPLSAAATAFLETLVRDFSVEDAERIKTIERTTNHDVKAVEYFLKERIAEVPELHAIGEFVHFACTSEDINNLSHGVMLADGLKTLLPVMHEVADQVTRLAHEHAELPMLSRTHGQTASPTTLGKEMANVAYRLRRQLTLIEGVEILGKINGAVGNYNAHLTTYPEVDWQANARTFVEGLGLTFNPYTTQIEPHDYIAELFDAVCRFNTILIDFDRDIWGYISLGYFKQKTVEGEIGSSTMPHKVNPIDFENSEGNLGLANAILGHLAQKLPISRWQRDLTDSTVLRNLGVGLAYGLIAYEAALKGIGKLEANPARIAEDLDASWEVLAEPIQTVMRRYGIEKPYEKLKELTRGKRIDQAGFAAFIDTLALPAAVKTELKALTPGTYIGNAAEQARGL is encoded by the coding sequence ATGCAAGCCCTGTCGCACTCTTCGCTCCCCCTGTCCGCCCTGACCGCCCTCTCCCCCGTCGACGGCCGCTACGGCGCCAAGGCCGAACGCCTGCGCGAGCACTTCAGCGAGTTCGGCCTGATCCGCGCCCGGGTCATCGTCGAGATCCGCTGGCTGCAGCGCCTGGCAGAACTGCCAGGCATCACCGAGGTGCCACCGCTCTCCGCCGCGGCCACCGCCTTCCTGGAAACGCTGGTCCGCGACTTCTCGGTGGAGGATGCCGAACGCATCAAGACCATCGAGCGCACCACCAACCACGACGTCAAGGCGGTGGAGTACTTCCTCAAGGAGCGCATCGCCGAGGTGCCGGAGCTCCACGCCATCGGCGAGTTCGTGCACTTCGCCTGCACCAGCGAGGATATCAACAACCTCTCCCACGGCGTGATGCTCGCCGACGGTCTCAAGACCCTGCTGCCGGTGATGCACGAGGTGGCCGACCAGGTCACCCGCCTGGCCCATGAGCACGCCGAGCTGCCGATGCTCTCGCGCACCCACGGCCAGACGGCGAGCCCCACCACCCTGGGCAAGGAGATGGCCAACGTCGCCTACCGCCTGCGTCGCCAGCTCACGCTGATCGAGGGCGTGGAGATACTGGGCAAGATCAACGGCGCGGTGGGCAACTACAACGCCCACCTGACCACCTATCCCGAAGTGGACTGGCAGGCCAACGCCCGCACCTTCGTCGAGGGACTGGGGCTGACCTTCAACCCCTACACCACCCAGATCGAGCCCCACGACTACATCGCCGAACTGTTCGATGCGGTGTGCCGCTTCAACACCATCCTCATCGACTTCGACCGCGACATCTGGGGCTACATCTCGCTGGGCTACTTCAAGCAGAAGACCGTCGAGGGCGAGATCGGCTCCTCGACCATGCCCCATAAGGTCAACCCCATCGACTTCGAGAACTCCGAGGGCAACCTGGGGCTCGCCAACGCGATCCTCGGTCACCTGGCCCAGAAGCTGCCGATCTCCCGCTGGCAGCGCGACCTCACCGACTCCACGGTGCTCAGGAACCTGGGTGTCGGCCTGGCCTACGGCCTGATCGCCTACGAGGCCGCGCTCAAGGGCATCGGCAAGCTCGAGGCCAATCCGGCGCGCATCGCCGAGGACCTCGACGCCAGCTGGGAGGTGCTCGCCGAGCCGATCCAGACGGTGATGCGTCGCTACGGCATCGAAAAGCCCTACGAGAAGCTCAAGGAGCTGACCCGCGGCAAGCGCATCGACCAGGCCGGCTTTGCCGCCTTCATCGACACCCTGGCGCTGCCCGCTGCGGTCAAGACCGAGCTCAAGGCGCTGACCCCGGGTACCTATATCGGCAACGCCGCCGAGCAGGCGAGGGGCCTATGA
- a CDS encoding glycine zipper 2TM domain-containing protein — protein MKRFLPVLAIGALTLAGCANTSTMGGNVYSSNQVGAEQTVRFGTIQALRQVQVQADSRAGGIIGTGGGAVIGGLLGNQVGGGSGRTLATAAGVIAGSVAGSKIEESANRVSAWEMEIRRDDGLNVVVVQKADQAFQVGQRVRLIGSGSNITVAPY, from the coding sequence ATGAAACGTTTTCTCCCCGTGCTCGCCATCGGCGCCCTGACGCTGGCCGGCTGCGCCAACACCTCGACCATGGGCGGCAACGTCTATAGCAGCAACCAGGTCGGTGCGGAACAGACCGTGCGCTTCGGCACCATCCAGGCCCTGCGCCAGGTGCAGGTGCAGGCCGACAGCCGCGCCGGTGGCATCATCGGCACCGGCGGCGGCGCAGTGATCGGTGGGCTGCTGGGCAACCAGGTGGGTGGTGGCTCCGGGCGCACCCTCGCCACCGCCGCAGGCGTCATCGCCGGCAGCGTGGCGGGCAGCAAGATCGAGGAGTCCGCCAACCGGGTCAGCGCCTGGGAGATGGAGATTCGCCGTGACGATGGCTTGAACGTCGTCGTGGTGCAGAAGGCCGACCAGGCCTTCCAGGTCGGTCAGCGGGTACGCCTGATCGGCAGCGGCAGCAATATCACCGTCGCCCCCTACTGA
- a CDS encoding peptidylprolyl isomerase, with protein sequence MQIAQNSVVAFHYTLTNNAGEVLDSSEGREPLTYLHGAGNIIPGLEKELEGRTAGDKLNATVAPAEGYGEKQEQLVQEVPRDAFQGVENIEPGMQFQAQTQGGPLMVTVTQVSGDTVTVDGNHPLAGQTLNFDVEIASVREASEEEIEHGHVHGEGGHEH encoded by the coding sequence ATGCAGATTGCGCAGAACTCCGTTGTCGCGTTCCACTACACCCTGACCAACAACGCAGGTGAAGTGCTGGACAGCTCGGAAGGCCGCGAGCCGCTGACCTACCTCCATGGCGCCGGCAACATCATTCCCGGCCTCGAGAAGGAGCTTGAGGGCCGCACCGCCGGCGACAAGCTCAATGCCACCGTGGCGCCCGCCGAGGGCTACGGCGAGAAGCAGGAGCAGCTGGTGCAGGAAGTGCCGCGTGATGCCTTCCAGGGCGTCGAGAACATCGAGCCCGGCATGCAGTTCCAGGCCCAGACCCAGGGTGGTCCGCTGATGGTCACCGTGACCCAGGTCAGCGGCGACACCGTCACCGTCGATGGCAACCACCCGCTGGCCGGCCAGACCCTGAACTTCGATGTCGAGATCGCCTCGGTGCGCGAAGCCAGCGAGGAAGAGATCGAGCACGGTCACGTGCACGGCGAAGGCGGCCACGAGCACTAA
- a CDS encoding isocitrate lyase: MSYQEDIKALSQLREAMQGKWADISPESAARMRAQNRFKTGLDIAKYTAKIMRDDMAAYDADSARYTQSLGCWHGFIGQQKMISIKKHFGTTKSRYLYLSGWMVAALRSEFGPLPDQSMHEKTAVSGLIEELYTFLRQADAWELNHLFRGLEEARQAGDNARAAELEKAIDNHETHVVPIIADIDAGFGNAEATYLLAKQMIEAGACCIQIENQVSDEKQCGHQDGKVTVPHEDFLAKINAVRYAFLELGIDDGVIVARTDSLGAGLTQKIAVTNEPGDLGDQYNSFLDGDIIEKAEDINNGDVVIKQNGKLVKIKRLASGLFQFKPGTGEDRVVLDCITSLQNGADLIWIETEKPHVGQIAGMVNRIRQAVPDAKLVYNNSPSFNWTLNFRQQVFDAWQEEGKDVSAYDRAKLMSPEYDDTGLAKLADEWTRNFQRDASRDAGIFHHLITLPTYHTAALSTDSLAKGYFGDEGMLAYVAGVQRREIREGIATVRHQDMAGSNIGDDHKEFFHGDAALKAGGKDNTMNQF, encoded by the coding sequence ATGTCATACCAGGAAGATATCAAGGCACTGTCCCAGCTTCGTGAAGCCATGCAGGGCAAGTGGGCAGACATCAGCCCCGAGAGCGCCGCCCGCATGCGTGCCCAGAACCGCTTCAAGACCGGCCTGGACATCGCCAAGTACACCGCCAAGATCATGCGCGACGACATGGCGGCCTACGACGCCGACAGCGCCAGGTACACCCAGTCTCTGGGCTGCTGGCACGGCTTCATCGGCCAGCAGAAGATGATCTCCATCAAGAAGCACTTCGGCACCACCAAGAGCCGCTACCTCTACCTCTCCGGCTGGATGGTCGCCGCCCTGCGCTCCGAGTTCGGCCCGCTGCCCGACCAGTCCATGCATGAGAAGACCGCCGTTTCGGGTCTGATCGAGGAGCTCTACACCTTCCTGCGCCAGGCCGATGCCTGGGAGCTCAACCACCTGTTCCGTGGCCTGGAGGAGGCCCGTCAGGCGGGTGACAACGCCAGGGCAGCCGAGCTCGAGAAGGCGATCGACAACCACGAGACCCACGTGGTGCCGATCATCGCCGATATCGACGCCGGTTTCGGTAATGCCGAGGCCACCTACCTGCTGGCCAAGCAGATGATCGAGGCGGGTGCCTGCTGCATCCAGATCGAGAACCAGGTCTCCGACGAGAAGCAGTGCGGCCACCAGGACGGCAAGGTCACCGTGCCCCATGAAGACTTCCTGGCCAAGATCAACGCCGTGCGTTACGCCTTCCTGGAACTCGGTATCGACGACGGCGTGATCGTCGCCCGCACCGACTCGCTGGGCGCCGGCCTGACCCAGAAGATCGCCGTGACCAACGAGCCGGGCGACCTGGGCGACCAGTACAACAGCTTCCTCGACGGTGACATCATCGAGAAGGCCGAGGACATCAACAACGGTGACGTGGTCATCAAGCAGAACGGCAAGCTGGTCAAGATCAAGCGCCTTGCCTCGGGCCTCTTCCAGTTCAAGCCGGGTACCGGCGAGGACCGCGTGGTGCTGGACTGCATCACCAGCCTGCAAAACGGTGCCGACCTGATCTGGATCGAGACCGAGAAGCCCCACGTCGGCCAGATCGCCGGCATGGTGAACCGCATCCGCCAGGCGGTGCCCGATGCCAAGCTGGTCTACAACAACAGCCCGTCCTTCAACTGGACGCTGAACTTCCGTCAACAGGTGTTCGACGCCTGGCAGGAAGAGGGCAAGGATGTCTCCGCCTACGATCGCGCCAAGCTGATGAGCCCGGAGTACGACGACACCGGCCTGGCCAAGCTGGCCGACGAATGGACCCGCAACTTCCAGCGCGATGCCTCACGCGATGCCGGCATCTTCCACCACCTGATCACGCTGCCGACCTACCACACCGCAGCGCTCTCCACCGACAGCCTGGCCAAGGGCTACTTCGGCGACGAGGGCATGCTGGCCTACGTGGCCGGGGTACAGCGCCGCGAGATCCGCGAGGGCATCGCCACCGTCCGCCACCAGGACATGGCCGGCTCCAACATCGGCGACGACCACAAGGAGTTCTTCCACGGCGATGCGGCCCTCAAGGCCGGTGGCAAGGACAACACCATGAACCAGTTCTGA
- a CDS encoding DUF1266 domain-containing protein yields MIDLLNAWWAQQLVLCDWAFDPDPLSVEPEDARARLSILAVPDRGELGWRLLESLGTGGADADPARLLAALELAALGAAAGWLDETQARAWAHWLAGEIVAHHRDLDAWLEALRRARSADGWVRGDDDFAEACEALAVLEHEGAGITWERLGEWLAVHDRPEAPWPDSGGAAAWRLRAGFAPVLALPAGEHDWAGLAEWLDEDWWVQGREDLIRVLLWLGAQGDRQGWDLDATRLLALDRDAQSAWCAGLEAGERRYGRTLLAFLEQGEPLEWAAWDWLRLVDLAWAGACLGWLEAGEAEAFALHAADLIQRRYSDWSALARAYQRGRSLFEGRDLLGAFESDWRLLLQSPLSPWRVPLQGLVDEERLAPARQAMRAWRADPRHWVLALASVREPELAVRQGPPMAVSAARRDDALGFLAENLDLHPDEGVAALVRYWLPAQAHHLNQLAADAAHGALPPAETPFGMADPAALAQRDGLRRASRHAATIHMAEKYGFYLQMALDSEAFDSDGLAALAEALRGSLCRFYPDSRRLLEAWASWDSLLPEEDQPTLAQEIRWHLEDPGSLFHWLDWRVDEWREPGPRPRLSQFTALSLVGPLNSPPWSVPHRESEREAVAIREWVDGHYGLHSAEELSEFLDFLLENGDRQEYQVNYAPYTLNPARLASEIATLESGECSDEERTHLLRLQRVRDNEDGCNDTDLTAWDLAQAVDLAVAARQLGWLPAAAFDSVLERAHGLAAAHYSGWSAYARGFYAGFSFFMGETPERESFLAGLRQALVAWLSAAPPLAGPWASLDFPGARPRHWAPMHIDTLPGDARLLH; encoded by the coding sequence TTGATCGATCTCCTGAACGCCTGGTGGGCCCAGCAGCTGGTGCTCTGTGACTGGGCCTTCGACCCCGACCCACTCAGCGTGGAGCCGGAAGACGCCCGTGCTCGCCTGTCGATCCTGGCGGTGCCCGATCGCGGTGAGCTTGGCTGGCGGTTGCTGGAGTCACTGGGTACCGGTGGTGCCGATGCCGACCCGGCCAGGCTGCTGGCGGCTCTCGAACTGGCCGCCCTGGGCGCGGCCGCGGGCTGGCTGGACGAGACCCAGGCGCGCGCCTGGGCCCACTGGCTGGCCGGCGAGATCGTGGCCCACCATCGCGACCTGGATGCCTGGCTGGAAGCGCTGCGCCGCGCACGCAGTGCCGATGGCTGGGTGCGCGGCGATGATGACTTCGCCGAGGCCTGCGAGGCGCTGGCGGTGCTCGAGCACGAGGGGGCGGGCATCACCTGGGAGCGTCTCGGCGAGTGGCTGGCGGTGCATGATCGTCCCGAGGCGCCCTGGCCCGACAGCGGTGGCGCCGCGGCCTGGCGGCTGCGTGCCGGCTTTGCCCCGGTGCTGGCCTTGCCCGCCGGCGAGCACGACTGGGCGGGCCTGGCCGAGTGGCTCGACGAGGACTGGTGGGTGCAGGGGCGGGAGGACCTGATCCGGGTCCTGCTCTGGTTGGGGGCCCAGGGAGACCGGCAGGGCTGGGACCTGGACGCCACTCGGTTGCTGGCCCTCGATCGCGACGCCCAGAGTGCCTGGTGCGCTGGACTGGAGGCGGGTGAGCGCCGCTACGGTCGCACCTTGCTGGCCTTCCTGGAGCAGGGCGAGCCGCTGGAGTGGGCCGCCTGGGACTGGCTACGCCTGGTGGACCTGGCCTGGGCGGGGGCCTGCCTGGGCTGGCTGGAGGCCGGGGAGGCCGAGGCCTTCGCCCTGCACGCCGCCGACCTGATCCAGCGCCGCTACAGCGACTGGTCGGCCCTGGCGAGGGCCTATCAGCGGGGCCGCAGCCTGTTCGAGGGGCGCGACCTGCTGGGAGCGTTCGAGAGCGACTGGCGCCTGCTGCTGCAGTCGCCGTTGAGCCCCTGGCGGGTGCCACTGCAGGGGCTGGTCGACGAGGAGCGGCTGGCGCCGGCGCGCCAAGCGATGCGCGCCTGGCGGGCGGACCCGCGCCACTGGGTGCTGGCGCTGGCCTCGGTGCGCGAGCCGGAACTGGCCGTGCGCCAGGGGCCGCCGATGGCGGTGAGCGCGGCCCGCCGCGATGATGCGCTGGGCTTCCTGGCCGAGAACCTTGACCTGCATCCCGATGAGGGTGTCGCGGCGCTGGTGCGCTATTGGTTGCCGGCCCAGGCCCACCACCTGAACCAGTTGGCCGCCGATGCCGCCCACGGGGCCCTGCCGCCTGCCGAGACGCCCTTCGGGATGGCGGACCCCGCCGCGCTGGCCCAGCGCGATGGCCTACGCCGGGCCAGCCGTCATGCGGCGACCATCCATATGGCCGAGAAGTACGGCTTCTATCTGCAGATGGCTCTGGATAGCGAGGCCTTTGACAGCGATGGGCTGGCGGCCCTGGCGGAGGCGCTGCGCGGCTCGCTGTGCCGTTTCTACCCCGATTCCCGTCGTCTGCTGGAGGCCTGGGCCAGTTGGGACTCGTTGCTGCCGGAGGAGGACCAGCCGACTCTCGCCCAGGAGATCCGCTGGCACCTGGAGGACCCCGGGAGCCTGTTCCACTGGCTCGACTGGCGGGTCGATGAGTGGCGCGAGCCCGGCCCCCGGCCGCGGCTCTCGCAGTTTACCGCGCTGTCTCTGGTGGGCCCGCTGAACAGTCCGCCCTGGAGCGTGCCGCACCGCGAGAGCGAGCGTGAGGCGGTGGCCATCCGCGAGTGGGTCGATGGCCACTACGGCCTGCACTCCGCCGAGGAGCTCAGCGAGTTCCTGGACTTCCTGCTGGAGAATGGAGACCGTCAGGAGTACCAGGTCAACTACGCCCCCTATACGCTCAACCCGGCTCGTCTCGCCTCGGAGATCGCCACCCTGGAGAGCGGTGAGTGCAGCGACGAGGAGCGCACCCATCTGTTGCGCCTGCAGCGGGTTCGCGACAACGAAGATGGCTGCAACGATACCGACCTCACCGCCTGGGACCTGGCGCAGGCGGTGGATCTGGCGGTCGCCGCACGGCAGCTTGGCTGGCTTCCGGCCGCGGCCTTCGACAGCGTGCTGGAGCGCGCCCACGGCCTGGCCGCGGCTCACTACTCGGGCTGGAGTGCCTACGCCCGGGGCTTCTATGCCGGCTTCTCGTTCTTCATGGGGGAGACCCCGGAGCGCGAGAGTTTCCTGGCGGGCCTGCGTCAGGCTCTGGTGGCCTGGCTCAGCGCCGCTCCACCGCTGGCGGGACCCTGGGCGAGCCTGGATTTTCCCGGTGCGCGGCCGCGTCATTGGGCGCCGATGCATATCGATACCCTGCCGGGCGATGCCCGCCTGCTGCACTGA